Genomic DNA from Hordeum vulgare subsp. vulgare chromosome 2H, MorexV3_pseudomolecules_assembly, whole genome shotgun sequence:
CTGTTACCGACTCGATCTGCAGCACCTACTGCCGACCAGATCAAGGCTCCTGTTGCCGACTCGATCTGCAGCACCTACTGCCGACCAGATCGGACCTGCTCCTTCTCCCGCAGCTtccgcttctccacctcggatctgCTCCCGCCGGCTGCGTTAGGCTCCTCCTCGTCTTGACACTGTCCTTCCAGATCGGATTGGTtgaccaaaaaaattaaaaaaaaaggtcTACACTAGCACGCAACGTTGCAGTCCCTTGTTTCCCGTGACTGACGGCTGTGTTGGTAGTTCTTCTGCTGCTCCAGCAAGCTCTACATATGGTGATTGTCGCTCTACACCGACTCCTCTCGCGACTTTCATCGGTGCATGTCGCTCTTCTTCGACACCTCTCGCGACTTTCACTGGTTGTCCTGGTGCCTATGACTCCATGGACCGCTCTTCATCCACGCGTCTTTCCTTGGCGCTTGGTGCTTGTCTGCACACGGCCTCGTCTTCTCCACTGATCTTTGCAGACGATACTGGACATGCTACACCGCCATATTTAGCGGCTTCCACAGGTGGTGGTGGTCGCTTCTCTCCTCGTGCCATTACACCGCCTACTTCAGCTGTGTACTTCACCGAGGACGAGATTGCGCGACTTCGCGCCCTGCTGCTTGCCTTCGACTCTCCGTTATCGGGTGTGTGTACATCGGCATCTTCAGTTGCGCCCCTGACTGAGCAGGAGATTGGACGATTTCAATGTCTGCTAGCTCCATCTGTTGTTTCTTCAATAACAGGTTTTGTTGGTTCTTGTTGGTTCTGCTACGGACTCTTCTGGCATTGtgagaccaccttctacacacGCAGGTACATCTCCGTGGGTTCTTGATACTGGAGCATCTTTTCATATGACTCCTGATTCATCCACTCTGTCATCTACTCGACctcttgattctcctgttcatgttctTACTGCTGATGGTACTTCTCTCCCGGTTACCGGCCGAGGCACTCTtagcacttcatcttttcatgttcccgatgttgctcatgttcctcggctTACCATGCAGCTCCTTTCTGGTGGCCAGATTGTTGACTCTGATTATCGGGTCATCCTTGACTTTGACTCATGTTCAGTTCTGGACCGTCACACTGGTGCTCTTCTTGGTGCTGGCCCCCGGCGCCATGACTCTCAGGGTCTCTGGGAGCTTGACTGGCTTCACCTTCCATCCGCTGCCACCGCAACCAGTTTCTCCTCCTCTGTTGCCTTGTCTACCAGCTCTTTTCAAGAGTGGCATCATCGTCTGGGTCATTTATGTGGCTCCCGTCTTTCATCCTTATTTCGACGTGGTCTTTTTGGATCCGTCTTGGGTGGTGTGTCTTTAGACTGTCAGGGCTGCCGGCTTGGTAAACAGGTTCAGTTACCTTATCCTCATAGCGAGACTGTGTCTCAGCGTCCTTTTGACCTTGTCCACTCGGATGTTTGGGGTCCAGCTCCCTTTTCCTTGAAGGGAGGCCATCgctactatattatctttatagatgatttctctcgataCACGTGGATCTATTTTAtgtcttctcgtagtgaggtattatctatctataagcgttttgctgccatggttcacactcagttctctACGCCTATTCGTGTGTTCCGTGCTGACTCTGCTGGAGAGTATATCTCCAAGATGTTGCGTGGATTTCTCGCTGAGCAGGGTACACTTGCtcagttctcttgtcctggtgctcatgctcagaatggtatagctgagcgcaagcatcgtcaccttcttgagacggctcgtgcgatgatgattgctgcctctctcccgcctcatttctgggctgaggctgtctccacctccacctatctcatcaatctacaacctctactgctctacagggtggtgttccttttgagcgtctttttgatcgttctcccgattattcgatgcttcgcctgtttggttgtgtttgctatgttcttcttgcccctcgcgaacgcaccaaactgaccgcttactctgttgagtgtgtcttcttaggctacagtgatgagcataagggctatcgttgttgggatcctatcagtCGTCGGATGCGtaatgtgacttttgatgagtctcgtcccttctacccacgcccatcttcctcgaccttttcagtggaggatatctctttcctcatttTTCCTGATACACCTCCCACCCCCGTCGCGCCTTTGCCTATtcgttccgctccctctgcttctccacctcttgtCGATTTGCTACCACCATCTCCCACGGTTTCTTCTCCTggcatgtcaccggattctgcaccttcatctccggtgacttctacGTCTTCACCccccgattctaccttggcgatccccccttgcattgttccatcttttcctcagtgttacactcgtcgttcacatCATGTGGATGCCTCTGCAGAGgtgtcgtcatcctcatctcaGCTTCCCTATGCCTTGCGTTCTCGCCCTCGTTCGCCTGTTGATCGCCTTGGATTTCCCACCGTtgatgctgctgttcttgagccgacttcctatcgtgaggctgttgttcatcctgaatggcagtttgcgatggcagaggagattgctgctcttgaacgcactggtacgtgggatcttgtttcccttcctcccggagtccgtcctatcacttgtaagtggatttacaaggttaagactcgctccaaTGGTTCTCTTGACCGTcataaagctcgtcttgtggctcgtggttttcagcaggagcatggtcgtgattatgacgagacttttgctcctgtggcccatatgaccactgttcgtacacttcttgccgtggcctctgCACGCCATTGGTCtatatctcagcttgatgttaagaatgcctttcttaatggtgagctgtgtgaggaggtgtacatgcagccaccacctgggtattctgttcctgatggcatggtatgtcgtcttcgtcgctctctctatggccttaagcaagcccctcgtgcttggtttgagcgttttgcctctgtggtgactgccgctggtttttcagcgagtgctcatgatccagcattgtttattcacctttctcctcgtggtcggactcttcttcttctctatgttgatgacatggtcatcactggggatgaccccaagtatattgcctttgtaaaggcccgtcttagtgagcagtttcttatgtctgatcttggacctcttcgctactttcttgggattgaagtctcttctacctctgacgacttttttatatcccaggaaaagtatatccagtatcttcttgctcgtgctgctcttactgacgagcgcattgttgagactcctatgaagctcaatgttcacctccgtgctactgatggtgatcccttGCCTaacccgacgcgttatcgtcatcttgttggcagtcttgtctatctagctgtcactcgtccggatatctcttatccggttcatattctgagtcagttcgtctctgctcccacatcggttcactatagtcatctccttcgtattctccgatatcttcggggcacgatctctcaccgcctattctttcctcgctccagttctttacagctttaggcctattcggatgctacgtgggctagtgatccttcagatcgccgttcactttctgcttactgtgtttttcttggtggttctctcattgcctggaagacgaagaaacagattgcagtttcccgttcgagtgcagaggctgagttgcgaccGATGGcccttttgacggcagaggtgacttggttacggtggttacttcaggattttggtgtttctgtcactacaccgactctgctcttatctgacagtacaggtgctattagcattgcgcgcgatcctgtgaagcatgagctcaccaagcatattggtgttgatgctttctatgtgcgcgttGGTGTGCAGGATTAGGTCATTGCTCTTCAGtgtgtgccttccgagttacagttgacggatttcctgacgaaggcccagactagagcacaacatgacttttatctctccaaactcagtgttgttcatccaccatgagtttgagggggggtgttagagttataatataagtcatgtacccttttgtatttatcccgatatataaggggtttcctgcatatagtccatcacctgtacatgtatatatactggcctatggcctcaagggaatacaagttgcatattcctaacagaTATACCATGCCCTTTTCTGCTCTTTGGACACTATACTTGCAACCTCTAAGTGGATTCAGCTTCTGCAGGTTGTGGCAGTTGGCGAATGTGGTTTGGATTATGACAGACTTCAGTTCTGTCCTTCAGATATACAGAAGAAGTACGGTCCTGCACAATCGCAAAAACAAACCGACAATTACTCGGCATTTTCTGAATGATTTTTCATTTTAGGTACTTTGAGAAACAATTCGAATTGGCTGAAGCAGTAAAACTACCAATGTTTCTTCACATGCGTGCTGCTGGTGAAGACTTCTCTGAAATGTTATCGCAAAATCTGTACAGGTAATGTTTATTCTTTAGACCAAaatgacaaaacacagttgatgaTCATGGTAAAAAAAACACTGTTGCGTACCCTTCTGTTCTGAGATCAGAAGAAAACAGTCGATGGATTATTATGTTTAATTGTATCCCTTCGTGAATTCAATCATTACATGGTTATTTCCTATATTTATTTCTGTGAACTACGTTTCTGTTTCGTAGGTTCCCAGGTGGGGTTACACATTCCTTCACTGGTACTGCAGAAGAACGTGAGAAGCTTCTTTCTATCGAGAATATGTTTATAGGTCATCTCCCTCCCTTGGTCTCACAAAACTGCATGTGACGCAACATAATAACTGTAGAACTTCAGAACCACAAACATTCTTTCATTAGTGGCAAAAGCTATTTAGATTGGCTTAATGGCTTTTATGATGGAAAACCTCTATCTGGGCAATGTCACTTGAAATTAAattagcatatgatattttttcttttattgcaATAACTCTGATGTCTTGTAGTTTGTAAATCATAATTCTTCATGGACCACTTCAGGTATTAACGGCTGCTCTTTGAAGACTATTGAAAATCTAGAGATTGTACGAGGCATTCCTGCAGAGAGGATGATGATAGAGACAGATTCTCCTTATTGTGACATTAAAAATACTCATGCTGGAATCCAGTTTGTAAAGTCGATCTGGCCATCCAAGAAGAAAGAGAAGTACGAACCTGGTATAACAGTTAAGGGTCGCAATGAGCCTTGTTTAGTAAGGTATGTGGAAGCAATTGTGCATAATCTGCAACAAAATTCTTGATAAAGCAAATGTTTGGACTGATGTCCAAGCTTCAACTTCGTATGACAAGTTTACTTGCACCTGGAATTCTTATTTGCTTTTGCTTCACCAAATACAGCATTAGTTTTCTGAAGTACACCAATCCTTATCCTATTTCTGTTCGAAACAATAAACTAGTAAATTAGATATTACGTGTGCTTGAAATGATGTCTTTAGCACTGAAGTTCTGACCACTTGAAATTCAGTTTTCTGCCATGCAGCAAATTGTTTGTTTAGCCTTGTGCCTTCATGTAGAACGAAACTATTCTTTGTTGTTCTGCTCTTTTACTAGGATGTTTGAAGCATTTTACGACATCTCATTACCATGATCTGTCATCAACCGTTGGTGGACTGGAAATTGacttctctttttcttttgctgTGCTAAATATTTGCACGTGACTCTTACCTCCAGAAATTTTTGACAAAAATAGAGATTTCTCCATTACAGGCAAGTCCTTGAGGTAGTGGCTGGATGCAAAGGTATTGCCGATATAGAGGGCTTAAGTAAAACTCTTTACCACAACACATGCAGGTGAGCCGTCActaactactactccctccgttcctaaatataagtctttttagagattgcactatggactacatacggtgtAGAAGTTTGCGGTAAGCATCGTGCTCTGTTGGGAGCCGCGCCTTCGTGTTATATAGCAGGGGCTTATCCCTGATACGCATACAGGTAGTTGAGAGGATTACAACTTGAGATACAAGAAAGGATCTAATGAGAGGATAGAGATGACAGCTAGCTACGGTTACAAGATTTCCTATAGCTAACAACCATCCTTGACCGGCCCAAATTATCTCCTTCTGTCAACTAACTATGATGGTTTAACATCCTCCCTTAATCACTACTTTCTTAAGTTGAGATTACGTTTGAACTCTTCAAAGCCTTTGGTGGGCAATGCCTTGGTGAAGCCATCTGCAACCTGATCTTTGGAGTGAATAAAGCGGATTTCCAGTTGTCTGTTTGCTACTCTTTCTCTAACAAAATAAAAATCAATCTCGATATGTTTAGTTCGTGCATGAAAGATAGGATTTGCAGACagatatgtagctccaagattgtCACACAATAAACAAGGAGTTTGGGTGCATTTTACCCCAAGTTTTCCCAACATGGATTGTACCCATATAATTTTTGCAGTTGCATTTGCCAAGGCCTTGTATTCTGCTTCTGTACTTGACCTGGACACAGTGGCTTGTTTCCTTGCACACCAAGATATGAGATTAGGTCCAAAGAAGATCGCAAATCCACCAGTGGGCCGTCTATCATCAAGGCATCCTGCCCAATCCGAGCCAGAAAAAAGCACTCACAAGTATAGATGATGACTTACTGAAAGTAAGGTCAACATTCATAGTATCTTTCACATATCTGACTATGCGTTTGGCAGCCGTCCAATGGACAGTTATGGGTGCATGAAGAAACTGGCACACTTTGTTAACATCAAAGGAAATATCAGGTCTTGTAAGTGTCAAGTACTGAAGTGCACCTACCAGGCTTCTGTATCTGGTGCTATCTTGATTCAAAAGCTCTCCTTCTGCTAGAAATAACTTTTCTGTACTGGACAAAGGGGTTGGTAATGATTTGCATCCCTGTAACCCAACTCTTCTTACAAGATCTGTTGCATATTTTCTCGAGAGAGATGAAAACCATCCTCATGTTTCTTTACCTCAATACCCAGAAAGAAGTGCAAGTCTCCTAGATCTTTGAGAGCAAATTcagcacttagatcttttaggagTCTTGTTACTGCTTCATTGGATGAGCTAGtgacaatgatatcatcaacataaataagCACAAAAATTGAGGTGTTTGACTTATTGTAAATAAACAATGAGGTGTCAGACTTTGAAGGAACAAAGCCAAGTGATTGAAGCTTTTGACTTAATCTTGAGTACCATGCCCTGGGAGCTTGTTTCAGTCCATACAAAGCTTTATCAAGCCTGCATACATAATTAGGGGCATTCTTAATTTCAAAACCGGGTGGCTGTTTCATTTAGACCTCCTCTTACAGAACACCATAAAGGAACGCATTCTGCACATTCAGTTGCCTGAGACTCCATCCCCGGAAACAACTATGGACAGAACAAGGCGAATTGTAGCAGCTTTAACAACATGACTAAAGTGTCCTCATAGTCTATGCCATAACGTTGTTTAAAACCTTTTATAACGAGTCTTGCCTTATAACGATCAATAGTGCCATCAGATTTTCTTTTGAtcctgaacacccacttgcagtcAATGAGATTTTTACCTTGACGGGGGGAACTAGATGCCATGTCTTGTTCCGCTGGAGTGCCATGTATTCTTCTTCCATGGCTTTCTTCCACCGTACATCATTGAGTGCTTCGTGAAGGGTGTTGGGTTCACCTGTTGAACATGCCAAACCGAATTTAGTTTTATAATTAGTGCGTTGAATTACACCTTGTTGGAGATGTGTGCGCGGTGCTGTCACAGACGAGGTTGCAGGAGGTGATGGTGTAGAAGATCCTCCCGCAGCATCAGCAGCCGAGTCTGCCGACCCGCCTGGTGCAGATGGGTTTTAGGTGACGCGACGGGCAAAGGGAGAGAGTCCCACGGGCTCCCGAGGCGCTGAATATCCGGACTCCCTGGCCTCATCATGACGCACGCCAGGATCCGCGTCGGATCACGCACCGGGCCTGCCAGGATCTGCGCCGAGTCCAGGGCGCTGCAGGACCTCCGAGTCCGTGCTGGTCGGCTGACGCGAGCGGCGCACGCAGACCAGGCTTGGCGGAAGACCGAGTCACATCCAGCCACGTGCCGGACGAAGGTGTGTCTGGCGCAGAGCCAGACTCAGGTGGCGCTGCAAATCCCGAGGCAGATCGCCTGTCAGGAGCCAGCGACGACGACCCCGAGGTAGATATGTCCCCCGGGTGTGGACACATAAAATGCCGTTCGGTGAACGAGTTTTCTGCATAGTTTTGGCCGCTGGGTGCACCGTTTTCTTGGCTGTTTTGTCCTGCATCATCACTTAACTAACGCAAGACATCAGTATGAGGGTTAGTCAGCAGTTGATCATCAGAATTATTATCCCCTTGCTCAAAATTGGTAAGATGAGATGGCAAAAGGAGTATTTCTTGGCGAAGCAAGGCACCGGTGTTTGGGTGTAGATCAGCAAAAGGGGATTTtgtttcatcaaaaacaacatCGGACCGATGGAGACATCAAGGCATTTTACACCTTTGTGAAGAGAGCTATAGCCAAGAAAGACACACTGCTTAGAACGGAACATGAGCTTGCAATTGTTGTATGGTCGAAGATTGGGCCAACATGCACATCCAAAAACACGAAGTTACGTGTAATCAGGCTTGGTGTGGAGAAGTCTTTCTATGGGAGTTTCATTATTGATCACATGACTAGGAagcatgttattgatatgaacaGTAGTAAGAAAAGCTTCATCCCAGAATTTGAGGGGCATGGAGGCACCGGCTAAGAGGGAAAGACCAACTTCAACAATGTGTCTGTGTTTGCGTTCAGCAGACCCATTTTGTTGATGAGAGTGAGGGCATGACACGTGATGTGATATGCCAAGTGTTTGGAAGAAGGTATTTAATTTTTTCATACTCCCCTCCCCAATCGGATTGGACAACAATGATCTTATTATCAAATTTGCGTTCAACGAGTGCTTGAAAATTGTGAAAGACTTGAAAAATGTCGGATCTTTTCTCGAGGAGATAGATCCAAGAGTATTTGCTATAGTCATCAATGAAGCTCACATAATAAGTATGTCTACCAACAGAACTAGGGGAAGGACCCCAAACATCAGAAAAAATGAGCTGCAATGGTTTTGTAGGCACACTAGTAGATATGGGATAGGGCAATTGATGACTTTTAGCCCTTTGACAAGAATCACAAGCTGTTTCAAGATTACGCTCACCAACATTCAGTAGCTTATTTTTCCTAAGCACTCGTTCTACTAAATGAAAAGATGCATGTCCTAATCGATCGTGCCACCTAGATGAAGATAGTTTGGTGACACCATAAGCTCTTTTATTGGATCTCCCAAGCTTGGGAATCAATGGGTAAAGCCCTCGAACGCATCTACCTCGATAGAGAGTTTTCTTCGTGACCTGATCCTTGATGAAAAAGAAAAATGGGTGAAACTCAAGGTAAACATTGTTGTCAATGGCAATGCGATGAACGGATAGGAGATTTATAGATGCACTAGGTACATGCAGATTTTTTCTAAGATGGAATTTTCGATGAGGTTTTTTTATAACTGAATGACCAACATGCTGAATCCTCATACCTGCCCCGTTTGCGGCGTGGATCTGTTCTTGGCCTTGATACTTCTTCCTCATCGTTACCTTTTCCAACTCACTGGTGATGTGGTTGGTAGCACCACTGTCGACGTACCAGTTGGTGTCGACTCCATAGGATGCTTCTGCTCTGCCAGctactttctcatcttgagatgaGTCCTCGTCCTCCTCAAACCTGTACCAACAATCTTTGGTAGTGTGTCCCATCTAGCCGCAGATCTGGCAACAAACCGCACCAGGAcgtgagtgttggggaacgtagtaatttcaaaaaatttcctacgtcatgcaaggatctatctatggagaaaccaacaacgcgcaaaggagtagagcatcttcatacctttgaagatcgctaagcagaagcgttgctagaacgcggttgatggagtcgtactcgcagcgattcagatcgcggtggattgcgatctatgcaccgaacgtcggtgcctccgcgttcaacacacatgcagcccggtgacgtcgccaacgccttgatccaacaaggagggaggagaggttgagggagagctctggcagcacgacgacgtggtgacggtggagctacacagttctctggcagggcttcgccaaggaccgcggaggacaaggaggagtggaggtagggttgcgtcgagagagagagaattcttgtctcaaatctgcccaaaCCCCCCacgatatataggaggagagggaggagggtacccacccttagggtttcccaccctaagggtgcggcagccctagatggcccttggggcggcggccaaggtggtggaggcgccctagggttgggCTTTGAGGCCCAAAGtggcctcccacgcctagggtttgccccctcctcCCCTTGCCGCGCCTTCGGTTGCTtgtggtggcgcactagcccacatatgggctggttcccactcactcttagcccatgtagcaacttggggctggtggcccttgccggtggacccccggaacccttccggtggtcccggtacattaccggtgtggcccgaaacacttccggtgaccaaatcctcactttctATATAtggatctttaccttcggactattccggaactcctcgtgacgtccgggatctcatccgggactccgaacaaccttcggtaaccacgtacactatttccctataaccctagcgtcatcgaaccttaagtgtgtagaccctacgggttcgggaagcatgcagacatgaccgagacacctctccggtcaataaccaacagcgaggtctggatatccatgttggttcccgcatgttcctcgatgatctcatcggatgaaccacgatgtcggggattcaatcaatcccgtatgcaattcccttgttcaatctcgttacgggcaagtctctttacttgttccgtaacacatcatctcgtggctactccttagtcacactgagctcattatgatgatggattaccgagtgggcccagagatacctctccgtcacacggagtgacaaatcccagtctcgattcgtataacccaacaaacactttcagagatacgtatagtgcacctttataatcacccaattacgttgtgatgtttgatacacccaaagcactcctacggtatccgggagttgcacaatctcatggtctaagaaaatgatacttgacattagaaaagctttagcagacgaacaacacgatctagtgctatgcttaggattgggtcttgtccatcacatcattccccaatgatgtgatcccgttatcaatgacgtccaatgtccatgatcatctattgatcaacgagctagccaactggaggctcactagggacacattgtgatctatacattcacacatgtattacggtttccggttaatacaattatagcatgaataatgcacaattatcatgaatgaggaagtataataataaccactttattattgcctctagggcatatttccaacagtgagtTGTTGTTGGAGCCGTTCCGGCGACTCCTGTTGTTGTTGGAGGAGGGTCGCCCGGTGTTACCGCCGCCGCCgcgaggtttagggctgttttgccCTTGTGCCGTGGTAAGTCACGATACTTTGAGGAGCCGCCGCCGTGGCCATGAGCTGCGTTGG
This window encodes:
- the LOC123426233 gene encoding putative deoxyribonuclease TATDN1 isoform X1; its protein translation is MASNTVKLIDIAVNFTDGMFKGIYHGKQCHSADLPGVLARAWAAGVHRIIVTGGSLKESREALEIAETDGRLFCTVGVHPTRCGEFEESGDPEGHFQALLALAKEGIEKGKVVAVGECGLDYDRLQFCPSDIQKKYFEKQFELAEAVKLPMFLHMRAAGEDFSEMLSQNLYRFPGGVTHSFTGTAEEREKLLSIENMFIGINGCSLKTIENLEIVRGIPAERMMIETDSPYCDIKNTHAGIQFVKSIWPSKKKEKYEPGITVKGRNEPCLVRQVLEVVAGCKGIADIEGLSKTLYHNTCRLFFPHDIDVSADAQLESGGVTAEQNS
- the LOC123426233 gene encoding putative deoxyribonuclease TATDN1 isoform X2 — protein: MASNTVKLIDIAVNFTDGMFKGIYHGKQCHSADLPGVLARAWAAGVHRIIVTGGSLKESREALEIAETDGRLFCTVGVHPTRCGEFEESGDPEGHFQALLALAKEGIEKGKVVAVGECGLDYDRLQFCPSDIQKKYFEKQFELAEAVKLPMFLHMRAAGEDFSEMLSQNLYRFPGGVTHSFTGTAEERINGCSLKTIENLEIVRGIPAERMMIETDSPYCDIKNTHAGIQFVKSIWPSKKKEKYEPGITVKGRNEPCLVRQVLEVVAGCKGIADIEGLSKTLYHNTCRLFFPHDIDVSADAQLESGGVTAEQNS